The following proteins come from a genomic window of Sorex araneus isolate mSorAra2 chromosome 1, mSorAra2.pri, whole genome shotgun sequence:
- the GLT6D1 gene encoding putative glycosyltransferase 6 domain-containing protein 1 — translation MVRWRRRRVLLLTVFLSSLVLLEYHRREPEELRLSDWFTPSKQRPDVVTMTSWLAPVVWEGTFNREVLRRHYEGRNLTVGLAVFAVERRARAMLDLFLTSANRHFMAGQRVTFYVTVEASSSKWNQDKDLALGPEGVAGGRRSLQVTTLEEDSLWLGPDLARMRDLRENIVSRIGREVDFLFSMTSTQIFRGDVGPEALGTLVAQLHGWWYFRRPWELPFERRPRSAAYIPFGQGDFYYDGALLGGTPRALLGLVEEYLKGAERDLRAGINSTYESHLNRYLLSNKPAKLLSPEYNWDATLLPPPQVRSVKVSQRLASG, via the exons ATGGTGCGCTGGAGGCGGCGGCGGGTCCTGCTGCTGACCGTGTTCCTCTCGTCCCTCGTGCTGCTCGAGTACCACCGCAG GGAGCCGGAGGAGCTGCGTCTCTCGGACTGGTTCACCCCGAG CAA GCAGCGCCCCGACGTGGTCACGATGACCAGCTGGCTGGCCCCGGTGGTGTGGGAAGGCACCTTCAACCGGGAGGTGCTGAGAAGACACTACGAGGGCCGCAACCTCACCGTGGGCCTGGCTGTCTTCGCCGTGGAACG CAGGGCCAGGGCGATGCTGGACCTCTTCCTGACCTCGGCCAACAGGCACTTCATGGCAGGCCAGCGGGTCACCTTCTATGTCACAGTGGAGGCGTCCAGCTCCAAGTGGAATCAGGACAAGGATTTGGCGCTGGGCCCGGAAGGGGTGGCCGGGGGGCGGCGGTCTCTGCAGGTCACCACCCTCGAGGAGGACAGCCTGTGGCTGGGCCCCGACCTGGCGCGCATGAGGGACCTGAGGGAGAACATCGTCAGCCGCATCGGCCGCGAGGTGGACTTCCTCTTCAGCATGACGTCCACCCAGATCTTCCGGGGCGACGTCGGGCCCGAGGCGCTGGGCACGCTGGTGGCGCAGCTGCACGGCTGGTGGTACTTCCGGCGCCCGTGGGAGCTGCCCTTCGAGCGGAGGCCCCGCTCGGCGGCCTACATCCCCTTCGGCCAGGGCGACTTCTACTACGACGGCGCCCTCCTGGGCGGCACCCCCCGCGCGCTGCTGGGCCTCGTCGAGGAGTACCTGAAGGGGGCGGAGCGCGACCTCCGGGCGGGCATCAACAGCACCTACGAGAGCCACCTGAACAGGTACCTCCTCTCCAACAAGCCGGCCAAGCTGCTGTCGCCCGAGTACAACTGGGACGCCACCCTGCTCCCGCCCCCGCAGGTCCGCAGCGTCAAGGTGTCCCAGCGCCTGGCGAGTGGCTGA
- the LOC101550520 gene encoding 60S ribosomal protein L12-like, with the protein MPPKLDPNEVKVVYLRCIDGEVRATSTLAPKIGPLGMSPKKVGDNITKATGDWKGLRITVKLTIQNRQAQIEVVPSASALIIKALKEPPQDRKKQKNKHSGNITFDEIVNIACQMRHWSLARELSGTIKDILGTAQSVGCNVDGRHPHNIIDDINSDVVECPAS; encoded by the coding sequence ATGCCACCGAAATTAGACCCTAACGAAGTCAAAGTCGTCTATTTGAGATGCATCGATGGGGAAGTCAGGGCCACATCCACCTTGGCCCCCAAGATCGGGCCCCTGGGTATGTCTCCCAAGAAGGTCGGGGACAACATCACCAAGGCCACTGGCGATTGGAAGGGCTTGAGGATCACGGTGAAGCTGACCATCCAGAACCGGCAGGCCCAGATTGAGGTGGTGCCTTCGGCCTCAGCCCTCATCATCAAAGCCCTCAAGGAACCACCACAAGacagaaagaagcagaaaaacaaacacagtgGCAATATCACTTTTGATGAGATCGTCAACATTGCCTGCCAGATGAGACACTGGTCATTAGCCAGAGAGCTCTCTGGCACCATTAAGGATATTCTGGGCACGGCCCAGTCTGTGGGCTGCAATGTTGATGGCCGCCACCCTCATAACATCATTGATGACATCAACAGTGACGTGGTGGAGTGCCCGGCGAGTTAA
- the SOHLH1 gene encoding spermatogenesis- and oogenesis-specific basic helix-loop-helix-containing protein 1, whose product MRCCCPVRRARGRRGDQGDVAALQALSRRHSSPGGEGDELRGFRGQGSSRTRIQATPPPSYPGGWAADPQWPTLVPKFLTSRGHPVLSFGEGGLRGPKGEDPARAPRGAGGPGAGPRAELWLLVRSGAPRPRSPSQQLPRNVLSERERRKRISASCAHLRALLPRFEGRREDMASVLEMAVQFLRLAGPAGGGDAWPARQDLAQVALTPRTQAAAAELSVDAPGGTAPAFVSSGQQDGGHRPDGPAVCLGERSPPDARLTSTPSRVGVAEARGGPSPMPELSCGVPRALSPHSPRDLRLPPTWSPLESEESLRLGHHLAPGPHASSRSVSEGDLEDGSPFLLMTGPEWWLGSLEASCVPSRALARSSPLEGVEPGFLTGPEHSPQELQDGPIEPWGLDVGGAGTAVRDEADSIFADFLAY is encoded by the exons ATGCGCTGCTGCTGCCCCGTGCGCCGGGCCCGGGGGCGGCGAGGGGACCAGGGGGACGTGGCTGCTCTCCAGGCTCTGTCCCGGCGACACTCGTccccgggcggggaggg GGACGAGCTCCGAGGCTTCCGGGGCCAAGGGTCAAGCAGGACGCGGATCCAGGCCACTCCGCCGCCCTCCTACCCAGGGGGCTGGGCCGCTGACCCGCAGTGGCCCACGCTCGTCCCCAAGTTTCTAACGTCCCGGGGCCACCCGGTCCTGTCCTTCGGAGAGGGAGG GCTCCGGGGGCCCAAGGGTGAGGACCCGGCGAGAGcgccccggggtgctgggggccccggggcggggccgcgtGCCGAGCTCTGGCTTCTTGTCCGCAGCggcgcccccaggccccgctCGCCGTCCCAACAGCTGCCCCGGAACGTGCTCAGCGAGAGGGAGCGCAG GAAGCGGATCTCGGCGAGCTGCGCGCACCTGCGGGCGCTGCTGCCGCGCTTCGAGGGCCGCCGCGAGGACATGGCCTCGGTGCTGGAGATGGCCGTGCAGTTCCTGCGCCTGGCGGGGCCCGCG GGCGGCGGCGACGCGTGGCCCGCGCGGCAGGACCTGGCGCAGGTGGCCCTGACCCCACGGACCCAGGCGGCCGCGGCCGAGCTCAGCGTGGACGCGCCCGGCGGCACCGCGCCAGCGTTCGTGTCGTCTGGGCAGCAGGACGGGGGCCACCGCCCGGACGGCCCCGCCGTGTGTCTCGGGGAGCGGAGCCCGCCGGACGCCCG GCTGACCAGCACCCCCAGCCGAGTGGGTGTGGCTGAGGCCCGCGGTGGGCCGTCCCCCATGCCTG AGCTTTCCTGTGGGGTGCCCCGGGCCCTCAGCCCACATTCGCCCAGAGACCTGAGGCTGCCCCCAACGTGGTCCCCATTGGAGAGTGAAGAGTCGCTAAG GCTGGGGCATCATCTTGCCCCGGGCCCCCATGCCTCGTCTAGGTCCGTGTCAGAAGGTGATCTGGAAGATGGGAGCCCCTTTCTCCTCATGACCGGTCCTGAGTGGTGGCTGG GATCCCTGGAGGCCAGCTGTGTCCCCTCTCGGGCcctggccaggagcagccccttgGAAGGCGTGGAGCCGGGCTTCCtgacaggccctgagcacagcccccaggAGCTGCAGGATGGCCCCATTGAGCCCTGGGGCTTGGATGTGGGGGGCGCAGGCACGGCTGTGAGGGATGAGGCTGACAGCATCTTCGCTGACTTCCTGGCTTACTAG